The Archocentrus centrarchus isolate MPI-CPG fArcCen1 chromosome 24, fArcCen1, whole genome shotgun sequence DNA segment TAATTACTGTTTTTACATGTGTATTTAAAATCcaccttttttttgctttatttagattttatattttaatatgtgCGAAtgttttaaagctgaaaattggtctattttcctttttaaaaggtGGCTGAAGAGCCTGCTCCTCCTTACAGTACGTGGACATGAGTGCACGTAATGCTTTGGCACGAAACACTTGAAACATAAAAATAGAGAATGTAATATTTAGCTGAGGAGGGTTAGCAGTCCGATCATGTGGTATTAATAGGCGACGGTGTCAGCAATGACTTCACATCGCAGCATCAATCTGGATGACCACACTGACCTCATAAACTTTTCAACACCCGTCTGGCTGCGCACAGAAACAGAGAGTGCAGAGGAAGGATGGGCGTCTGTGTTCGTGCACGAATCTGTGCCATTCGGCTCGAGCATGCTGAATATTCGgtcctaaaaataaaaactacaaccCCGAGCATTTAATTAGATGCAGCTTCACACAGACGTGTTTTTAGGGCAGGTGAAACATACACAACAGTCTACAGTGTTTGTGAAACGATCATCAGCACGGGTGGCATTTCTGAAAGACGaacagttcaaaataaatggaaacaaGTGAGAACAGACTTCATAAGCCTGGGAGACCTGACGACTGAGAGGatttaacagaaattcagttaaATCAGACGTGAAAATGATGCAATGAAAAATAGCtttatggggaaaaaacaaaaacaaccaaaacaatatttttacagTTAACACAAGTaactaaaatagaatacaaGTAAAGAGGTGTTGTCTTTAGTTTCTGTCAGTTTGTGCGGCATACATTTAAACCAAAGGTTTAAATAAAACTATGAAAAGCAGTGTGAATAATAATGAAGCTGTGATAACTGCTCTGACTGCAGCCTGCTTTttatctgcagctgctgctgctgctgcgtttGGGGCTGGCGACCTTTGGGAAGAGGTTTCcagctgaaagtgaaaaagaGCGTTTCATCAGAAAAGCCTGTGGTGGAGGTATGCTGGAAACGCGCCCCCCCCCACCTTTCTGATGTCACCGATGATGACGTGTCTGTGTTTCGGAGACTGCGTGCACACCCACTCGGATCTGAACTTCTCCATCAGGTTTTATGACTTGAACCATCGCATTCCTCACATGTCACATATGAACATATTTTTCAAGGGTGGATATCCTGAGCTGGTGGGAGGCAGCTGAAGCCATTGAATTACACTGAGCAACTCGAACCctcaaaatgtgcaaaaaacacATCTTTACAGCTgaaagttattaaaaataattttatgaacttaaactaaaataataaaaagatacAGAGTAGCTAATTTTTCAGTAAGAGGCGTGTGTTTAATGAGATGTTGATTAAATGGCTACAAAAGGTtatgtgcaaaaaaataaaaatttaacttcatttaaactgaaccacaaacaaaacttaaaaacaaaatgaaaaaaataaataaaatgatgactccttacattaaaatgtgttcaataACAAGAACCGAAACATTTCTAAAcagtaaaaactaaactgaaagcAGAGAACCAGCTCTGTGAACTCAATGAAACGACACTGAATCCACaagaaaaattataaaaacatgacaaaaccCCCCCAAATCCCCCCAAACAATGACGTGCTGCATGACTCCCAGTGATAAATGGAAATGGTGGCTGATTTAGACCTGATATAGCGTTGTGACCCTGACCTGCTTCAACCTAAATTTTGAGCACCATATCCCAAAAATAACACAGTCATGTTTTTATCATCTtagaaatatatatgtatatatatatataaaaagctcTACATTAACATTTATAGACAAGCTTCAGGTTACTGCAGGAGACTTTTTTACTTCTCTTAGCAAAAAAAATCtatggagcagctgcagagcaagaagaacttgactgacggggtcgattttgacattttttacatGGACTCACTGAATGTCCTACAATAGATTTTTTACAATTTTGATTGTTTTCAAGGCTCTTCTTGCTCCCAGGTGATCTCTTGAGATGAcgtgtgtgtttcaggggtgCAGCGGGAACCTGAAGGGTCGGAGCGTCTTCAGTCGGGACCTCGAGGCTCCGGCCTGAGGAACCTGCCTGAGGAACTCAGAGTCCCTTCATTTAATTTGTGCCTGACTTTCATGAGACCGGCTTTTCATTTCCTGCATTTGTCACTTTTGGTTTATTTGGTTGCTCCTGTAAAGCACGTTTCAAAAGTACTGTGTGACTACAGTTATTACTAATATTGTTTTACTCATactgcttctgttttgtctgGACcactttgctctgttttctttGGCTTTGGTCTCCGTTTGAAGGAGTTTTCCAGCATTGAGTAAGTGGGTTTTCTTCTTTGGAAAAGCTTTCAGGATTCTCAGTTTACTTTGGAAACCCCCTCCTCTAATATCAGGACTGAAGAGGGAGCCTGAgcctttctttttcacttcaCAGTCTGCAGTCACTCTGGCTTTTTACACTCCAACTCAAAACTAAAAGCACAAAACAAGCCTCGTGGCTCTGAGCTGGCACAtttatttgaattaattttaaTCTAGTTGTTGGTTTCAGTTTGCAGCCTGAGCAGACAGATTTTTGCTGGACTCACACACTCAGTTATCATGTTAAGTCCtaagttttcaactgtttaaaactggaggaaacacagcagtagGTCACCACTGCGTGACCTTGCCTATGTGTTTGCATGAGGCCACATGTTTTCATAATCAGGGGAACACCCTGTGTTTGATCATTAACTTTTACAGCTGGGTGGGATTCACCATGACAGCCCAGTTATGTGGCCTACATCCAGTCTGTCCTGAATGCTTCCCTGGAAAAGCTTCATGACAAAATGTACCAGGAAAAATGAGCAGAGGTGGAAGTTTCTAGATCAGTCATGGCAGTCACACTTCGTGCCACACGTCATGTTTCCTGAGCTTCATTTCAAGTAAAACTATGAAAAGACAGgatgcaaacataaaaaaaactctgaccacttgattttgacatttcacaATTTCTGAAATTGTGAAGCAATATTGTTTCTGAGAAAGCCTGGAGCTGGCGAAACTGAAACTCAAGTTTGTTGGTACATTCAGCAGAAAATGGAAGTTTCAAGGTTACAAAATTGAGATGGCATTAAGCCGAAAACGGCAGGAAATGAGAAGAGGAAGGAAACGATAGAAAGACATGAAGAAAGGAAATGGGAGGGGGAAGAAATTGTTCTCCGGTGCTCAGAATCAATCAAGTAAATTAAAGAACATATGAGACTTAGAAATCCTGCCGGAGGGTTTGATGTTACTTCAAGTTAAATTCACACACTGTAGCCGAGGTCACCAGGATGCCCAAAACCTTGTAACTTTGGTGATCAGTCAAAACATTTGCATGAATCAGGCCACATGTATGTGTGACATTATAAACTCTAGTAGAAGTAACTGAGGTAAATATCTGGATCTGCACAGTCGTTTATATCATGATTTCACAAAACTGCAAAATTCTTACACCAACAACATCATAatgtaataaaagaaaaactctgtTCTGGCTATTAACATAcgtgcactgtgtgtgtgtgtgtgtgtgtgtgtgtgtgtgtgtgtgtgtgtgtgtgtgtgtgtgtgtgtgtgtgtgtgtgttgggaggGGGGGGTTTGCACTGGCTGGAAGAttcaaaataacaaaggagtgcaGGATGACCTCGATTTGCCCCGTTTCTCTTTGCCACAGACGTCTGCACTCTGAAGCCTGCTGCTTTACTGTTTATGGCTCTTTATTAAAACAGTCCCACATAAACAGCTGCACCTAATACAGGCCGGCACATACGCAACAGAAACTGAAAGTCTTAAGAGACCTGTGTGTCTCATACCGAGATATTTTCATGAGAGCGGCTTTGTTTACAATTTTCGACTGAATTCAGTCTGCAAAGAGTAAACATCACATTATCTTCTGGTACTCTGGAAGGGGaacttttgttttaatttccaACTGAAGAGACTGCAGCTCCTTCCTCCTTTAAATATCTAGAAAACACTGACATAAAGGCTTTCAACTTTAATCTGACTACTAGGACTAAGACCTGACTGGTAGTGCTAAAGTTACAGGTGTATCATATGAATCAGGtcctatagaaaaaaaaaaatcaccactaATGCCAGTTAGTGTATCAATCTACAGCTGCTCTGACCCATTGTTGCTGAATAGTTGGGATTTTGTTCCTCCTTAGGAAATCTGTGCCAGCAGAAAAGTAAACAAGATCATCTGATTAAGACTAATCAAGAAAATCCCCACCTGTAGATTACAGTCACTGCCAGTCTAAAATGGTTCACAGCACACACATAAAAGCATTTGGAAATGAAACCATGcagaaatacattttctttaccTGATCTCATCATATCATCAGATAGGAAAGGGGAAATATTTCAtcttaatccatccatccatccatgcaaaGGACCCATATCTATCTGCATGTCTGTCTAACCTCATAGTTTTATACTCCGGCTGGTCAGTGTGGTGTAAGCACACAATAAATAACCGCCCGGTGTCACTCAGCCCGAACGGCCTCATTCACTCGTTAATGTGGAATGTCTGGAATGGAAATCCATGTCAGTGTCAAAACCGGGAGAGATGACAGAGAGGGAAGTGTAGAGGAGATGGAAACATGAACAAGGAGACGAGGCTGATCAGCACAAGACAGGACAAGCGTATGGGCGGGGGGGTGTAAATGAACCAGAGGGGGCAAAACTGTgatgaggagaggagaaaatatGTTAGAAGACAGTGAAACAGTGTTTTGATGAAGGAATGGAAGAAATGGGGAGAGAGGGATGATAGAGAAGAAGACGTGGCTGATTATTGGAAAACAGGAAGATGTGTGGGAAGGGGCACGGCGACGGAGggaggaaagaaaacaggaaataggGTTGAAGGGAGAGATGGAAAAGGGAAGGAGGAGATAAGAAAAACATTAATggggaaaagagaagagagaaacatgTTGGGAGAGCGGCAAAGAAGAGAAGGATTATGGGATGTAAAATGggaaaaatcagaaaaacagcagaagatgttgggggggtgatgaagaggaagagatGAAGAGGGGAGGAAATAGAAAGTATACAAAAAGAGGATTAAAGATGATAAATGAGAAGGAAATGAAGTTTTAAAAGGAGGGAAATGTAAGATAAAAGATGGGAAAAATGaaaagctcaggaaataaaatgAGTGGAAGAAGGatggaagcagagagagagcgggaaggaagagaaagaggaaaagaaggatgAAAATCTGAGGGGggtgaggcagaggaggaagagaaaaaaagcaggaggaggagggggaggagggggatgCCTGTCCTGTTATGGCAGAGCAGAATCGGAGTTGCTGGATTGCATCATCGCCGGATCAGCCTTCTATAAATAGGATGACGTCACCCCTCTGCTCTCGTTGCTCGCTCTCTGCCTCACCCCCCCCGTCCCGCCTCCTCCCTGTCTCACTCTCTAGTAACATTCCCAGTTGCGTCATGCGTCCCCGCCCCCCCCTTCGAGTGTCTTTATAACCGGAGGTGATGCAACGTAAAGGCCACAAGCGCAACTGTAGCCAACGAGTAGGAGGCGAACACAGAGCGAAGCGCGCAGCTGGAAGACGAGCTTTTGGTTTTCTCCGCCGCTCCAGTTCATCTGATCCGCTCACCCACAGCTTTTACAGGTAGGCTGGAGTTTTGTTTCCGGGAGGGGTTGGCGGGTGCTGGTGGGGGGGGAAACGGAGGTTTTTctccgagagagagagaagcggTGGTGTCGCTGCTTGATCCCGGTGAGAAGCGGAGAAGTGTCGGTGCCTCCGTGCGCTCCGTCCCGGGACACTTTGCGAAAACTTCCACGCGTCTCTCTCTTGGGCTCAAATGTAAAATCGCGCATCTACTGGGAGCAGTTTGCACCACTGATTTATCCTAAAAGCTTTTAATTTCAGGCCGTGTATTCATAAAACTTTGGAGTTATTTCTGAGATCACTTTGATTCAAATCTGATCTGATGCAAGATTCAGTTTGAATTCTGACcggatgcattttttttcaggcttttttttttgtagcttatTTACATTGATTTCAGGTTATTAAGGTTATAAAGACTTGGaggtttatttaattaaaaaaacaaccataTTAATAGTCTTATGATGAATATCTAATGTGTAATACATAATAACGAAACTGAAGGGAAAAGGGGGACATGGTTAAATATTTGTAGgtctaaatatatttattttttaaaatactttttgtaTTATAAGATGGCATAGTTATTACAAACTACAAACTATATCAACAATAATTTCTTTGCAGTATTATCTATTATGGGAGAACCTATgattttaatataaatgtgtttgttttggttttgttctcACAGCTGATATAAAGATCATCTTATCAGGCTGACTGTCATAATTCAGCACTTGTCATTTCTCTGTTTAGATAACAAACATCTCCAattaattattctttttttatggCACCTTTTCCATGAAGCAAATATTTGCTAACGTTTGGATGACTCTGGTATTTGAACCTGTCCTCATAATTTGTTTGTTCTCCAATGCTGACTTTGCTCCAAACTTTGGCTTTTCATCTAAGATCTGTATCTTTATTACtcagcaaaaacagaaatccctttattatgcattttattgatttatctTCAGACCTTTAGTGCTGGGTCCACAGTGACTTTTTATCTTTAAGGACATGTTAGCTGAGACTTATTAACTCTGCActcttttaaattgtatttaatgtttctgaccccccccccaaaaaaaaaacaaacaaaactttatgACTTCATAATTATGTGGTAATAactcatgtcttgtgtttccagaATGATGCTTCAGCACTCGGGTCCTTCTCTGGCTGACATCAGCTGCTCCGCCTTGGTTCCCTGCCTCTCCCCTGCAGGCACACTCACCCTGGACGACTTCACCAACTTCACGCCCATCGTTAAAGAGGAGCTCCGGCTGGCAATCCAGACCAAGCGGCTCTCCAATGGGCTTAGTGCCGACATGAGCTCCGATGGCACCAGCTCGGACCGAGCCTATGAGCAAACTTCATGTGAGagcagagcaaagagagaggtgaGGCAGAGGGGGAATTACAACACGTGTATATATGGacactgtgttttctgtaatGAGTGTATagggttttttaaaatttcctaACAGTTTATATTTCTCCCTGGTTTGCAGTTCACTCCTGAGGAGCAcgagaggaggaaaaggaggagagagagaaacaaaattGCTGCTGCCAAGTGCCGTaacaagaagaaggaaaagacCGAATCCTTGCAGAAGGTACTTTTTGACTTCAGTCAGATCGTAGCTTTCTGCACACTCACAGTTATGATTTGCTGTGAGAAGTTGCTCATGTATTTTGGTGATTAACAATCCCCTTGTTGCATTCTTCTCTGCAGGAGTCTGAGAAGCTCGAGAGCATCAACGCCGAACTGAAAGCTCAGATTGAGGAGCtgaagcagcagaagcagcagctggtCTACATGCTCAACCTGCACCGGCCGACGTGCATCGTCCGAGCCCAGAACGGCCAAACACCCGAGGACGAGCGAAACCTTTTCATCCAGCACATCAAGGAGAGCACCTTACAGCTCCACAACCTCACTTCCTCCACTTCCACTTCCACCTCCTCATCCACATCCACGTCCACGGTAGCACCCCTTAGCGGAGGACTTCTGACCCTCGACCACGTTCAGTGCCCCAGTCACCTATGATAGACCACGGTGTTATCAAGGACTTGCAATTCTTCCGTCTCCTGCTGCTAATGTAACGTTGACTGTTTTAGCGGCAGGTGGAGTTGCCACATAGACTTATGACCTGAGAATGAAACACCACCCATGACTCCTCACACTCATCCTCCGTCCATAATGCTgctagagagagaaagagagagagagagagagtggtaTAAAGTGACCTCAGCACCTCCCACTCCCTGAACCGTAGCTGCTGATTGGACAGGGGTGACAAATGATGGACAGCACTTTGATATGCgttatgtttctttctttctaaattATAAACAGTCAGGGCCAAGAACAGACGTTAAAGCACTAaaacttcagatttttttttcctagtatAGTtaatgtcagatttttttttttgttttttgtaccaAAGTCTGATTTCAAGGTGATCAAGGCACATCATTTAAGTGTTCACTTGTAGAGTAAGTAGGTTCAGATTGAGCGTGTGAGTGTGTACAGATGCAAGTCACTGACTTTAAAAAGAAGCTGTTTCTGTTCAGCGTATGGAAACaattacatatttattaaatGACTACTGTATGATATGATATTGCTGTTTTAACCCTGTCTGCTTGTCCTGTATACAGCGTGAATTACtaaaactgctgctgctactaACCACTCAGGACCTACATAGGCTGTAGACATCagtttaattatatttaatgagAGTGAACTTGTGCAAAAGTGTGAGTACACGTCAGGTTCTTTGCTGTGAGTGTAGCAGACACAAAAGGGAAACGTACTTCACAGGCAGGGTTTGTAGTTCTGCCTGATACAAAAAACAGTGTAATGGAGTGTATATGTAAGTGTCTTTTCTTAAGAATTCAACGTTTTCTGGCAGGTGAAATTGTCCagtgtacattttatttatcactGTGTTCTCTCTTAAAGCAAATGGGATTcatattctgtttatttttttttctgaacacgTTCTGTGACGATGAAGCTACATGAGTGTTATTTTACACGTGTCTTTTCTACCTAATATCTTGTATAATGTATTGGCCGCATATTAACTCTGTGCTGCTGTATGTAAACACCGAATGCCTCCTTTGGTCTCAACAGAGCAAAactaaagttatttttttaaaaaaatgtatttattgataACATTTCGTCTGGATGTTGTGTTCACTGGATATCATTAGCTAGGTATCAGAAAGCGCTGCATCGGTTTATTTGTCGGTTTACTCTTCCGCTCACGCACACAGTCATGAAGTTATGCAAGCTAGCCAAATAGCTGTCCTCACTTCCACACCCTTTTCCATTCCCTGACCTTTAAAGTTTAGTCAGTTAATAGCTCAATGAGGATGTGGTTTATTGTGCAAACAGAAACTCGAGAAGCATAATCAGTGCTGTTTATATTTTActgacagcaaaataaaaccaaGTGTTACATCAGAAGCTCTTTATTCCTGAGCGACACGCTAACACGCTAACCTCTGATTCAGGTACCCGCTCACTGGAACCTCCGGAAACTCCAAAGTAGAAACCACCGAGCTAAGGATGAGCTGT contains these protein-coding regions:
- the atf3 gene encoding cyclic AMP-dependent transcription factor ATF-3; this translates as MQRKGHKRNCSQRVGGEHRAKRAAGRRAFGFLRRSSSSDPLTHSFYRMMLQHSGPSLADISCSALVPCLSPAGTLTLDDFTNFTPIVKEELRLAIQTKRLSNGLSADMSSDGTSSDRAYEQTSCESRAKREFTPEEHERRKRRRERNKIAAAKCRNKKKEKTESLQKESEKLESINAELKAQIEELKQQKQQLVYMLNLHRPTCIVRAQNGQTPEDERNLFIQHIKESTLQLHNLTSSTSTSTSSSTSTSTVAPLSGGLLTLDHVQCPSHL